From the genome of Proteus vulgaris, one region includes:
- a CDS encoding PAAR domain-containing protein, producing the protein MNKKVILLGDKTSHGGIVITATSDFIINGKKAAKVGDKVNCPKKGHGINSIIEGSSYFTCQGTALATEGCHTECGCYLIASITDFSLD; encoded by the coding sequence ATGAATAAAAAAGTTATTTTATTAGGAGATAAAACCAGTCATGGCGGCATAGTTATTACAGCGACCTCTGATTTTATTATCAATGGAAAAAAAGCGGCTAAAGTAGGAGATAAAGTTAATTGCCCAAAGAAAGGACATGGAATTAATTCTATTATTGAAGGTTCATCTTATTTTACTTGTCAAGGTACAGCTCTTGCGACTGAGGGATGCCATACAGAGTGTGGTTGTTATCTTATTGCTAGCATTACTGATTTTTCACTGGATTAA
- a CDS encoding ImcF-related family protein: MNAKFLSLSIKTIFFFFIILILCIVIWRYGEYFFIDTTRKKEVAIIILALVSFFISTLFFYFNKIKKYKYRNNDKNFNKYPSEENRIKEEGNSNNLLLERMKRVYGLFWQSKVKINLLIGTSTSIEKLTPNLTTDIWQENNGTLLIYGGDIHQSIDENLIQDLKQLRRRRPLDAVIWVSENNLSQQPLGHSLFNHLTPTNTDMASRYFHQLFRQLRWQAPIWLWNISNNGEITTNEVPTILYSAPLKATSETLSNDLKTLLPALVEQGTLAVLHNPTQTYLLALARFLQHEGCEKLANTLAPLLSGYRSLPFAGVLFSTPVDNNVSATLSQNNQWISNPHWKALLTANSHLPPQLKASPLGLNSKRILQYTVATAMTLWGIGMVVSYFMNRQLITQSQQQAQLATDNHQSEFARLQAQYGLQQTLGLLSHREKTSVPFWLRFGLSSNNALLSHLWPVYSQSMLPLLRDSTQQHLENYLHAFMQLPPESAERIEGAQSAYQALKAYLMMSDPSRIDPAFFTESALRIWPDYNGLKEGEWQTLGTELLTFYASQLPYHHEWTIKPNRTLVAGSRTILIRQIGQRNGESALYQKILQQAQHNFADMSLDDMTGDTDVSFLLSTTETVPGIFTRKAWEESIEPAIKKAVYERREEIDWVLSDTQKETDIDISPEKLQQNLTERYFNDFSGSWLSFLNGLQWRETQSLSDTIDQLTLMSDVRQSPIIALMNTLSYQGKTGRQQEKLADSFVNSAKDLLNKEQQPVISQKAEFTGPLEPVFAPILAFTDPQSSAQNSDALSLQAYLTRVTRVRLKLQQVVNAPDPQAMSQALARSVFEGKTVDLSETQDYGSLIAASFGQEWNSFGDTLLVQPMSQAWQQLLAPTSQGINTQWRNAVVNDWNMAFGGRYPLKNTQSEISLPLMAQYLRPDNGRIQRFLETHLNGVLHKEGTHWVPDTTNAQGLTFNPEFLKALDKLSYLGDVVFANGEARLYFELRPGTSPDIMQTHLMIDKQSLIYDNQQPQWQRFVWPADTVASGASLSWITTNTGTRIYGDYRGVWGIIRLLEDANIAPYAGSTSSYSVSWKTLNGQSLNYTLRTEMGDGPIALLQLRNFVLPEKIFLD; the protein is encoded by the coding sequence ATGAATGCAAAATTTTTATCATTGTCTATAAAAACTATCTTCTTCTTTTTTATTATATTAATACTTTGTATCGTCATCTGGCGTTATGGTGAATATTTTTTCATCGATACGACAAGAAAGAAAGAAGTAGCTATTATTATTCTAGCATTGGTGTCTTTTTTTATTAGCACATTATTTTTTTATTTCAATAAAATCAAAAAATATAAATATAGAAATAATGATAAAAATTTCAACAAATACCCATCTGAAGAAAATAGAATAAAAGAAGAAGGTAATAGTAATAATCTTTTATTAGAAAGAATGAAAAGAGTTTATGGCTTATTTTGGCAGAGTAAAGTAAAAATTAACTTGTTAATAGGCACCTCTACTTCTATCGAAAAACTGACTCCCAATCTAACAACGGACATCTGGCAAGAAAACAACGGCACGTTGCTTATCTATGGTGGTGATATCCATCAAAGTATTGATGAAAATTTAATTCAAGATTTAAAACAACTGCGCCGACGTCGTCCGCTCGATGCGGTTATTTGGGTGTCAGAAAACAACTTATCGCAACAACCGCTGGGCCATTCCTTATTTAATCACTTAACGCCGACCAATACCGATATGGCAAGCCGTTATTTCCACCAGCTCTTTCGTCAATTACGCTGGCAAGCCCCCATTTGGCTTTGGAATATCAGTAATAACGGTGAAATAACAACAAATGAAGTACCCACAATCCTTTATTCAGCCCCTTTAAAAGCGACATCTGAAACGCTTTCTAATGACTTAAAAACGCTTTTACCGGCACTAGTGGAACAAGGCACACTAGCTGTCTTGCATAACCCAACACAAACTTACCTATTAGCATTAGCGCGTTTTCTTCAACATGAAGGATGTGAAAAACTCGCCAATACTTTGGCACCGCTTTTATCAGGTTATCGCTCCTTGCCGTTCGCTGGTGTGCTCTTTAGTACACCTGTTGACAATAACGTGTCTGCAACTTTATCACAAAATAATCAATGGATATCCAATCCCCATTGGAAAGCGCTTCTCACGGCAAATTCACACCTTCCCCCTCAACTAAAGGCATCACCTTTAGGGCTAAACTCAAAACGTATTTTGCAATATACCGTTGCCACTGCCATGACACTGTGGGGGATTGGTATGGTGGTTTCTTATTTTATGAATCGCCAATTAATTACCCAAAGCCAACAACAAGCGCAGTTAGCAACAGACAATCATCAATCTGAATTTGCCCGCTTGCAGGCACAATATGGCTTACAACAAACCTTAGGTTTATTAAGCCATCGAGAAAAAACTTCTGTTCCATTTTGGCTACGCTTTGGCTTAAGCAGTAATAACGCATTACTTAGTCATCTATGGCCGGTTTATAGCCAATCTATGTTGCCGTTATTGCGCGATTCAACCCAACAACACCTTGAAAATTACCTTCACGCGTTTATGCAACTCCCACCAGAAAGCGCAGAACGTATTGAAGGTGCTCAATCCGCTTATCAAGCATTAAAAGCCTATTTAATGATGAGCGATCCATCCCGTATTGATCCTGCATTCTTCACTGAAAGTGCATTACGCATTTGGCCTGACTATAACGGATTAAAAGAGGGGGAATGGCAGACATTAGGCACCGAATTATTAACCTTCTATGCCTCTCAATTGCCTTATCACCATGAATGGACAATCAAGCCTAATCGTACTTTAGTGGCAGGAAGCCGAACCATTCTTATTCGCCAAATTGGTCAACGTAATGGCGAATCTGCGCTTTACCAAAAAATCTTACAACAGGCACAGCATAACTTTGCAGATATGAGCTTAGATGATATGACCGGTGATACTGATGTTAGCTTCTTACTCAGTACCACTGAAACCGTACCCGGTATTTTTACCCGTAAAGCGTGGGAAGAGTCGATTGAGCCCGCGATTAAAAAAGCCGTTTATGAAAGACGAGAAGAAATAGATTGGGTATTAAGTGACACACAAAAAGAAACCGATATTGATATTTCACCTGAAAAACTCCAGCAAAATCTCACAGAACGCTATTTTAATGATTTTTCAGGCAGTTGGTTAAGCTTCCTCAATGGTTTGCAGTGGCGAGAAACACAAAGTCTTTCAGATACCATTGATCAACTCACCTTAATGAGCGATGTCAGACAATCCCCCATTATTGCTCTAATGAATACGCTTTCTTATCAAGGTAAAACCGGTCGCCAACAAGAAAAATTAGCAGACTCTTTTGTTAACTCAGCCAAAGATTTATTAAACAAAGAACAACAGCCGGTTATTAGTCAAAAAGCGGAATTTACCGGCCCTCTAGAGCCTGTTTTTGCGCCAATACTGGCCTTTACCGATCCTCAATCTTCAGCGCAAAACAGTGATGCGTTAAGCCTACAAGCCTACCTCACACGCGTGACTCGAGTTCGCTTAAAACTTCAACAAGTTGTTAATGCACCCGATCCACAAGCCATGTCTCAAGCATTGGCTCGAAGTGTTTTTGAAGGAAAAACCGTCGATTTATCAGAAACGCAAGATTACGGCAGTTTGATTGCAGCAAGCTTTGGGCAAGAGTGGAATAGCTTTGGTGATACATTGCTTGTGCAACCCATGTCTCAAGCATGGCAACAGTTATTAGCGCCCACTTCGCAAGGTATTAACACTCAATGGCGAAATGCCGTTGTTAATGACTGGAATATGGCATTCGGTGGTCGCTATCCACTCAAAAATACGCAAAGTGAAATCTCATTACCTTTAATGGCGCAATATCTACGCCCTGATAATGGTCGTATTCAGCGCTTCCTTGAAACTCACCTTAACGGCGTTTTGCATAAAGAAGGTACGCACTGGGTACCCGATACCACAAATGCACAGGGCTTAACCTTTAACCCTGAGTTCTTAAAAGCCTTAGACAAACTAAGCTATCTCGGAGATGTCGTTTTTGCGAATGGTGAAGCGCGTCTTTACTTTGAATTACGTCCAGGTACATCACCTGACATTATGCAAACCCACCTAATGATAGATAAACAATCTCTTATCTATGATAACCAACAACCGCAATGGCAACGCTTTGTTTGGCCAGCTGATACCGTTGCTTCAGGTGCATCGCTGAGTTGGATCACCACCAATACAGGTACACGTATTTATGGCGATTATCGTGGCGTCTGGGGCATCATTCGGTTATTGGAGGATGCCAATATCGCCCCTTATGCTGGTAGCACCAGCAGTTACTCTGTCAGTTGGAAAACCTTAAATGGACAGTCACTCAATTACACTTTAAGAACAGAAATGGGCGATGGCCCAATCGCACTCTTGCAACTACGCAATTTTGTTTTACCAGAAAAGATCTTTTTAGATTAA
- a CDS encoding DUF3304 domain-containing protein: MSLKVISLILTSSLLLSGCANAGSWGEKPENSILGAGLQGYNHTQFEISGFSINEGYGSIGGTVCCVMIPEKWRPNLMAHIRWETVDTSKFPPPPDFDQVEAYKRWKQQLRDNTSSHEAWVPIPQYDEPCSVKVHFLPCNEVKITTSCKGYGHPEYPINEPHNMKEPAVCPQK; the protein is encoded by the coding sequence ATGTCATTAAAAGTAATATCATTAATTCTCACTTCTTCTCTGTTGCTTTCCGGTTGTGCTAATGCGGGCTCTTGGGGCGAAAAACCGGAAAACTCCATCTTGGGAGCAGGACTTCAAGGCTATAACCACACTCAATTTGAAATTTCAGGTTTTTCAATTAATGAGGGTTACGGCAGTATTGGCGGAACCGTCTGTTGTGTGATGATCCCCGAAAAATGGCGCCCTAATTTAATGGCACATATTCGATGGGAAACAGTCGATACCAGCAAATTTCCACCACCACCTGATTTTGACCAAGTCGAAGCCTATAAACGCTGGAAACAACAACTCCGCGACAATACCTCCAGTCACGAAGCTTGGGTACCCATCCCACAATATGATGAACCTTGTAGTGTCAAAGTGCATTTCTTACCTTGTAATGAAGTAAAAATTACTACCTCTTGTAAAGGATATGGTCATCCTGAATACCCAATTAATGAACCTCATAATATGAAGGAGCCTGCTGTATGTCCTCAAAAATAA
- a CDS encoding DUF3304 domain-containing protein, which translates to MSSKITFWQTYPKLATLLIISLLLSGCANAGSWGAKPENAILGAGLQGYNHTQYSITGFSINEGYGSIGGTVCCVMIPEKWRPNLIAHIKWEKLDKSKISLAPDFDQVEAYDHWEKELDRYTTYHEAWVPIPQYDKEVCGVDVHFLPCNEVKITTSCYSYGDPEYPINEPHNMKEPAVCPQK; encoded by the coding sequence ATGTCCTCAAAAATAACCTTTTGGCAAACTTACCCTAAACTTGCCACGCTCTTGATCATCTCTCTGTTGCTTTCCGGTTGTGCTAATGCCGGCTCTTGGGGCGCAAAACCGGAAAACGCCATCTTGGGAGCAGGACTTCAAGGCTATAACCACACTCAATACAGTATTACCGGTTTTTCGATTAATGAAGGATATGGCAGTATTGGCGGAACCGTCTGTTGTGTGATGATCCCCGAAAAATGGCGTCCTAATTTAATCGCTCACATAAAGTGGGAGAAACTCGATAAAAGCAAAATATCTCTTGCTCCTGATTTTGATCAAGTCGAAGCCTATGATCACTGGGAAAAAGAATTAGACCGCTATACGACCTATCACGAAGCTTGGGTGCCCATTCCACAATATGATAAAGAAGTGTGTGGTGTCGACGTTCATTTTTTACCTTGTAATGAGGTGAAAATTACCACTTCTTGCTATAGCTATGGTGATCCTGAATACCCAATTAATGAACCTCATAATATGAAGGAGCCTGCTGTATGTCCTCAAAAATAA
- a CDS encoding DUF3304 domain-containing protein, with the protein MSSKITFWQTSPKLTTLLIISLLLSGCANAGSWGAKPENSILGAGLQGYNHTQFEISGFSINEGYGSIGGTVCCVMIPEKWRPNLTAHIRWETVDTSKFPPPPKFSQVEAYKHWKQQLRDNTSSHETWVPIPQYDEPCSVKVHFLPCNEVKITTSCKGYGHPEYPINEPHNMKEPTVCLKK; encoded by the coding sequence ATGTCCTCAAAAATAACCTTTTGGCAAACTTCCCCTAAACTTACCACGCTCTTGATCATCTCTCTGTTACTTTCCGGTTGTGCTAATGCAGGCTCTTGGGGCGCAAAACCAGAAAACTCCATCTTGGGAGCAGGTCTTCAAGGCTATAACCACACTCAATTTGAAATTTCAGGTTTTTCGATTAATGAAGGGTATGGCAGTATTGGCGGTACGGTCTGTTGTGTGATGATCCCCGAAAAATGGCGTCCTAATTTAACCGCACATATTCGATGGGAAACTGTCGATACCAGCAAATTTCCACCACCTCCAAAATTTAGCCAAGTAGAAGCCTATAAACACTGGAAACAACAACTCCGCGACAATACCTCCAGTCACGAAACTTGGGTGCCAATCCCACAATATGATGAACCTTGTAGCGTCAAAGTGCATTTCTTACCTTGTAATGAAGTGAAAATCACTACCTCCTGTAAAGGATATGGTCATCCTGAATACCCAATTAATGAACCTCATAATATGAAGGAGCCAACCGTATGTTTGAAGAAATAA
- the tssA gene encoding type VI secretion system protein TssA: protein MSILTSLRTACFNKDASLETQLAQQQIALWDRWLLPITPNHPIGDDPSYEDDFERMKEEVNKLSGADTELICLLAEKLLLNSCKDVRVVTYYIWARLHKEGEHGLADSLGLLSGLLIRYHDTLLPSRATSRKSALEWLSGQRVLDSLSLYPEVDHNEFSRIIALLATIETELETWNEAERPQLAGLHQALEKRLAQSGGTSSLVPQNISRNESAYNSSSKPSSLSQNTPIETIQSGRELLDQSKMLANYLRNQPNGWLAGHRLMKVVRWDTLHQLPPQDQQGCTRLSPPRTDARAQLKRLYLQQSWGELAEQADKLFAEGVNHFWLDVQWYLYQALSKSSAPWNAWSDVIKNDLKQFLTRLPDLEKLSWEDGTPFADEVTLSWIKQHVMEENFDAMQGLSSSSSHQSEDEPILALEPEAITQADNEGIEIALKWLQHRPDINTPRQKWLLNLVMARVAEQFARHDLALNLLRELDKKALSMPLTQWEPNYIFEVKARQLHLYRAKIQRNTSDKNRIEQQMELLLSELTAIDPVRSSILYS, encoded by the coding sequence ATGTCTATATTAACATCTCTTAGAACTGCTTGTTTCAATAAAGACGCATCCTTAGAAACACAACTTGCTCAACAACAAATCGCTTTGTGGGATCGTTGGTTATTACCCATTACACCCAATCACCCCATTGGTGATGATCCCAGTTATGAAGATGACTTTGAGCGAATGAAAGAAGAAGTCAATAAACTCTCTGGCGCAGATACTGAACTGATTTGCTTATTGGCTGAAAAATTATTGCTCAATTCCTGCAAAGATGTGCGTGTGGTGACTTATTATATTTGGGCACGCTTACACAAAGAAGGTGAACACGGACTTGCCGATTCTTTAGGACTTTTAAGTGGATTGCTTATTCGCTATCACGACACGCTATTACCTAGCCGAGCCACCAGTAGAAAATCGGCCTTAGAGTGGTTATCAGGGCAACGCGTTTTAGATAGCTTATCGCTTTATCCCGAAGTCGATCATAATGAATTTTCTCGGATTATCGCCCTATTAGCCACCATTGAAACTGAGCTTGAAACATGGAACGAAGCTGAAAGGCCACAACTTGCGGGATTACATCAAGCACTCGAAAAACGCCTTGCTCAATCTGGTGGCACAAGCTCATTAGTACCACAAAATATCAGCAGAAATGAATCTGCTTATAACTCTTCTTCAAAGCCATCTTCTTTATCACAAAACACGCCAATAGAGACAATACAATCAGGTCGTGAATTATTAGATCAATCTAAAATGCTTGCTAACTACTTACGCAATCAGCCTAATGGCTGGTTAGCAGGACATAGATTAATGAAAGTAGTGAGATGGGATACGCTTCATCAACTTCCACCACAAGATCAACAAGGTTGTACTCGCCTTTCCCCCCCAAGAACGGATGCAAGAGCACAACTTAAACGCCTCTATTTACAACAAAGCTGGGGTGAACTGGCAGAACAAGCTGACAAGCTTTTTGCTGAAGGTGTTAACCATTTTTGGTTAGATGTGCAATGGTATTTATATCAAGCACTCAGCAAATCCTCTGCCCCTTGGAATGCATGGTCTGATGTTATAAAAAACGATTTAAAACAATTTCTTACTCGCCTTCCTGATTTAGAAAAACTGTCATGGGAAGATGGTACTCCCTTTGCTGATGAAGTAACCTTAAGTTGGATAAAACAGCATGTTATGGAAGAGAATTTTGATGCCATGCAGGGATTATCAAGTTCATCATCTCACCAATCCGAAGACGAGCCTATATTAGCACTAGAGCCTGAAGCCATTACTCAAGCAGATAATGAAGGCATTGAGATTGCCTTAAAATGGCTACAACATCGTCCTGATATCAACACGCCAAGACAAAAATGGCTATTAAACCTAGTTATGGCAAGAGTAGCAGAACAATTTGCTCGTCACGATCTGGCATTAAATTTATTACGAGAACTTGATAAAAAAGCACTTTCAATGCCATTAACACAATGGGAGCCTAACTATATTTTTGAAGTGAAAGCACGACAACTTCACCTTTATAGAGCCAAAATTCAACGTAATACTTCAGATAAAAACCGCATTGAACAACAAATGGAACTGTTACTCAGTGAATTGACAGCTATCGATCCTGTACGTTCTTCAATTTTATATTCTTAA